The stretch of DNA CTAACTCTCTTTTTGCTTGTTTAAGGGGAATCAGATCGGTACAAATTACTTTTTTAGACGTAGCTTTAATCTCAAGAAAATTTTCTACTGTATTTATTTTAACAATATCAGACTCACTAATCACTATGGCTCTCTCCATGACATGTTCTAATTCACGTACATTACCAGGCCAATTATAACTATAAAAAATATCTATTAATCCAGGTTCAATCATCTTATTCATTCCGTATTTCTGGTTAAACTTTTTAAGAAAAAAATCAACAAGAACCGGGATATCTTCACGTCTTTCCCTCAGGGGAGGAATAATTAAAGGAATAACATTCAGGCGGTAATATAAATCCTTTCTAAAGGTTCCTTCTTCTACCATTTCCGGCAAACTTCTATTCGTCGCAGCTATAACTCTAGTATTTATTTTAATTTTTTTTGTACCACCAACCTTGCAAATTTCCCTGTCCTGCAAAAATTCTAACAACTTAACCTGGATCATTAGCGGAAATTCTCCAATTTCATCTAAAAAAAGAGTACCATTATTAGCTAGTTCAATCTTTCCGAGCTTTCCACCTTTAGTAGCACCTGTGAAAGCACCACTTTCATAACCAAATAGTTCAGATTCAATCAAGTTCTCCGGAATCAGGCCACAATTGATTTTAATAAACGGATGTTTACGTCTTGCGCTTAAGGCATGAATTGCTTTCGTGATAACTTCTTTTCCCACACCTGACTCACCTTGGATTAAAACCGTTAAATCAAGACCTGCAACCTTAGCAATCGTCTCTTTAATATAATGCATTTCTTTGCTTTTGTATATAAAGTTAACAGATGAAAGGATCTCTTCTCTTAACGCATTGATTTCACTGGTTTTCCTCATAATTTCATTATCTCGTTCTTCTAATTTCAACTGTAGTTTTGTAAGTTCTTCGAGATCCTTTGATGTGCTGATAACCCTGACAATTTCTCCCTCAGCATTAAAAACAGGAACAGCTGTACCTATTACCTTTTTTCCCGATTTCATCTGTTGAATCATATTTACTTTTTTCTTCTGATGAAGAACAGGCATCGTAATACTGGAAGAATAATACCCTTCTCTCTCTAATTCTGTAACGTGCCTGCCTACTGCTTCACTGTTTTT from Desulfoscipio gibsoniae DSM 7213 encodes:
- a CDS encoding sigma-54 interaction domain-containing protein, whose product is MLMPYDIAGKEFIVLQETGNLINIDEDMLAENIRYIVLTNNGLVNRVFNVSALCRDYLKNIDCSQINIDNMTPSIQFAVYLQDIEFIDLQSIDAEVIVLIDESKSITGIIDDLSKIKQLIESFLDYNQDIKETLLEYEKIFENLDEEIFVSDQNGYIIRLNPAAERICGLKNSEAVGRHVTELEREGYYSSSITMPVLHQKKKVNMIQQMKSGKKVIGTAVPVFNAEGEIVRVISTSKDLEELTKLQLKLEERDNEIMRKTSEINALREEILSSVNFIYKSKEMHYIKETIAKVAGLDLTVLIQGESGVGKEVITKAIHALSARRKHPFIKINCGLIPENLIESELFGYESGAFTGATKGGKLGKIELANNGTLFLDEIGEFPLMIQVKLLEFLQDREICKVGGTKKIKINTRVIAATNRSLPEMVEEGTFRKDLYYRLNVIPLIIPPLRERREDIPVLVDFFLKKFNQKYGMNKMIEPGLIDIFYSYNWPGNVRELEHVMERAIVISESDIVKINTVENFLEIKATSKKVICTDLIPLKQAKRELEEQLVKTAYEIYKSTYKAAKVLEVDQSTIVKLLKKYK